NNNNNNNNNNNNNNNNNNNNNNNNNNNNNNNNNNNNNNNNNNNNNNNNNNNNNNNNNNNNNNNNNNNNNNNNNNNNNNNNNNNNNNNNNNNNNNNNNNNNNNNNNNNNNNNNNNNNNNNNNNNNNNNNNNNNNNNNNNNNNNNNNNNNNNNNNNNNNNNNNNNNNNNNNNNNNNNNNNNNNNNNNNNNNNNNNNNNNNNNNNNNNNNNNNNNNNNNNNNNNNNNNNNNNNNNNNNNNNNNNNNNNNNNNNNNNNNNNNNNNNNNNNNNNNNNNNNNNNNNNNNNNNNNNNNNNNNNNNNNNNNNNNNNNNNNNNNNNNNNNNNNNNNNNNNNNNNNNNNNNNNNNNNNNNNNNNNNNNNNNNNNNNNNNNNNNNNNNNNNNNNNNNNNNNNNNNNNNNNNNNNNNNNNNNNNNNNNNNNNNNNNNNNNNNNNNNNNNNNNNNNNNNNNNNNNNNNNNNNNNNNNNNNNNNNNNNNNNNNNNNNNNNNNNNNNNNNNNNNNNNNNNNNNNNNNNNNNNNNNNNNNNNNNNNNNNNNNNNNNNNNNNNNNNNNNNNNNNNNNNNNNNNNNNNNNNNNNNNNNNNNNNNNNNNNNNNNNNNNNNNNNNNNNNNNNNNNNNNNNNNNNNNNNNNNNNNNNNNNNNNNNNNNNNNNNNNNNNNNNNNNNNNNNNNNNNNNNNNNNNNNNNNNNNNNNNNNNNNNNNNNNNNNNNNNNNNNNNNNNNNNNNNNNNNNNNNNNNNNNNNNNNNNNNNNNNNNNNNNNNNNNNNNNNNNNNNNNNNNNNNNNNNNNNNNNNNNNNNNNNNNNNNNNNNNNNNNNNNNNNNNNNNNNNNNNNNNNNNNNNNNNNNNNNNNNNNNNNNNNNNNNNNNNNNNNNNNNNNNNNNNNNNNNNNNNNNNNNNNNNNNNNNNNNNNNNNNNNNNNNNNNNNNNNNNNNNNNNNNNNNNNNNNNNNNNNNNNNNNNNNNNNNNNNNNNNNNNNNNNNNNNNNNNNNNNNNNNNNNNNNNNNNNNNNNNNNNNNNNNNNNNNNNNNNNNNNNNNNNNNNNNNNNNNNNNNNNNNNNNNNNNNNNNNNNNNNNNNNNNNNNNNNNNNNNNNNNNNNNNNNNNNNNNNNNNNNNNNNNNNNNNNNNNNNNNNNNNNNNNNNNNNNNNNNNNNNNNNNNNNNNNNNNNNNNNNNNNNNNNNNNNNNNNNNNNNNNNNNNNNNNNNNNNNNNNNNNNNNNNNNNNNNNNNNNNNNNNNNNNNNNNNNNNNNNNNNNNNNNNNNNNNNNNNNNNNNNNNNNNNNNNNNNNNNNNNNNNNNNNNNNNNNNNNNNNNNNNNNNNNNNNNNNNNNNNNNNNNNNNNNNNNNNNNNNNNNNNNNNNNNNNNNNNNNNNNNNNNNNNNNNNNNNNNNNNNNNNNNNNNNNNNNNNNNNNNNNNNNNNNNNNNNNNNNNNNNNNNNNNNNNNNNNNNNNNNNNNNNNNNNNNNNNNNNNNNNNNNNNNNNNNNNNNNNNNNNNNNNNNNNNNNNNNNNNNNNNNNNNNNNNNNNNNNNNNNNNNNNNNNNNNNNNNNNNNNNNNNNNNNNNNNNNNNNNNNNNNNNNNNNNNNNNNNNNNNNNNNNNNNNNNNNNNNNNNNNNNNNNNNNNNNNNNNNNNNNNNNNNNNNNNNNNNNNNNNNNNNNNNNNNNNNNNNNNNNNNNNNNNNNNNNNNNNNNNNNNNNNNNNNNNNNNNNNNNNNNNNNNNNNNNNNNNNNNNNNNNNNNNNNNNNNNNNNNNNNNNNNNNNNNNNNNNNNNNNNNNNNNNNNNNNNNNNNNNNNNNNNNNNNNNNNNNNNNNNNNNNNNNNNNNNNNNNNNNNNNNNNNNNNNNNNNNNNNNNNNNNNNNNNNNNNNNNNNNNNNNNNNNNNNNNNNNNNNNNNNNNNNNNNNNNNNNNNNNNNNNNNNNNNNNNNNNNNNNNNNNNNNNNNNNNNNNNNNNNNNNNNNNNNNNNNNNNNNNNNNNNNNNNNNNNNNNNNNNNNNNNNNNNNNNNNNNNNNNNNNNNNNNNNNNNNNNNNNNNNNNNNNNNNNNNNNNNNNNNNNNNNNNNNNNNNNNNNNNNNNNNNNNNNNNNNNNNNNNNNNNNNNNNNNNNNNNNNNNNNNNNNNNNNNNNNNNNNNNNNNNNNNNNNNNNNNNNNNNNNNNNNNNNNNNNNNNNNNNNNNNNNNNNGGTGCCCCAGGCCAGGCAGCCCCCTGCCACCCTGCAGCAGTCCCCGGCCCCTGGGCTTGACCAGGGCCCCTTCTGCCTGTCTCTGGGCTGCCGCGTCCCAGGACAGCAcagccatcacctctgtccccATCCCCGACAGTCCCTGGCCTAGCAGGGGGCAGGACGGGGCAGCAGTGGCCTCTCCACCCCGTGCCAGGAACCGAGCGGTGGGCACCTGGGCCAGCCCACGCCTTCTCTCCCACAGTGGGCAGCAGGGGCTGGCGGCCCCGTCTGGGTCACAGCGGCTGGACTCAGCTGCCAGGGCCCCACTGCACAGCCACTGGCTCCCGGGACCTGGGGGGGCCCCCAGGAGCCAGAGTCCCCGTGGACCGGGCAGCTGCTTGCTGGGTCCCCACTGGTGGAGGGCACCCTCGCCAGGGTCAGACAGGGCTGCTTTCGGGGGGCCGCTCAGAGAGGCAGGGGGTGGTGAGGGCACGGTCCCCGGCAGGGCAGGCGGGCGTCTGAGGCCGGCTCTCCCGGGGGCAGGTTCTGCGACGATGTGGCCTGGATGACCGGGAGGCGGCCCGGCCTCTACTGGCAGGTGACGTGGAAGGCCGCCAGCCCCCTGCTGCTGCTCGCCATCTTCGTGGCCTACCTCGGGGTGCTGGCCCAGAAGCCGCTGAGCTACAGGGCCTGGGATCCCCACTCCGTAGGTGCCCTGGGAGCCGGGGACCCTGGCGGAGGGGCCTGCCCAGCAGAGGGGAAGGGTGCAAATCGGCAGCCTTGCTGCCCAAGCCCAGGGCCCAGGTGACCTTGGCGAGGGCCTCGGCTCCCCGTGGTGGATGGGGAGCCCCACGGGAGCCCCCTGTGAACAGAGCTGGCCCCAGCCCGGCGTCTCCACGTGGTGCATGGTGCAGCCACAGGCCGGCCGTTTCCGGTTTGTGGTCATGGAAGGGGCTTGCGGGGGTCCCCGGCCTGCAGGGTCTTCCTGTCATGAGGGGCGGGTGCCCCACGGGCGGAGGGCTGGCAGTGGGGGGCATGGCCTCTCCAAATGCTTCTCTGAAGGGGGGCTCCCACGGCAGAACACGGTGCGCTTTCCGGGAAGCCCACTAGGCCACCCGTTTTCCTCACCCTCCCGGGGGTGCTGTGTAGGTGGGGTGGGCTCGCCCGCTCGGtggaggggatgggagggggtgggaggggaccCAGCCAGTGGCCCTTGTGGCCACATGGCtccttgggggctggggactccAGGCCACCCTGCGGAGCTCCATTCACCGCTCCCCAGAGCCCCGACGCCCCCTCCGCACCCTGGCTGAGTCCTGCCCGGGGTGAGCCCCTGCTCTGAGAGGGGCATGAACGTGCCCGCCGTCGCGGGCTGGCAGGTGAAGGTGTCACCTGCCCTGGCTCAGGTGCCCTCCCGTCCCACAGGTGCAGTTCCCGGCCCGGCAGGAGCGGCTCTACCCTGGCTGGGTGCAGGCGGCCTGCGCGCTCCTCACCTTCCTGCCCACCCTGTGGTTGCCTGCTGTGGCGCTGGCCCAGCTGCTCGCCCGGCGGAGACGGAGGCGGCAGGACCGCGGAGCCCGCTGAGGGGCTGTTGGCAGTGGGGAGACCCGGCCTGGGTGCTCCAGGGCACCAGCCCCCATTACACGCTTGGTGGGGCCCCTGGACTCGCGGGGCTGCTGCTCCCGACGCCCTCGCACCCCCAGCCCCTTGCAGCCCCCAGCCTCTcgcacccctccccagccccaattCCCTGCAGTGACAGCCCCACGGCCTCTCTCCCCGGTGCTCTCCAGGCAGGGGAAGCGGCTGGCTCAGGGCCGCTGTGCACCCACCTCCGGGTGCCCTGGCGCCTGTGCAGGGTGTGACCGGGACAGCCGTCCACTGGTGACAGCCAAACCTGCCAATTCAGGCAGCCTGGGGCAAGTCTCTGGGTGACCCCAACTGCCAAGCAGGCCCAGGCCCAGACTCCCGGGCACAGGGAGGGGGCATCAGGGCCCAGAGTCTGGGGCCCGGCGTGGAGGGCACGGGGTCCAGGGCAGGCCCATCCGTACCCTTCTCAGAGGGGGGCATTGATGGCACGTGAGCCACAGGCATCGAGCCCCAAGGCTGCTCTGCACGGAGGCTCCTGCCCCTGCCGAGCTCGGGGGGGATGCCCCGGTGCAGGGAGCCCCTGCCCTTACCCGAAAGCCCCTGGGGGTGCGTACCTGAGGGGTCCGTGCTGGCTGTAGGGACGCTGGGCCTGCCCAGGGGCGGCACTGGGGCGCCCGATGTGTGGGAGGGTCCCACAAGCAGCGAGGCCGCCCCGCTCACCCCGGGCAGGTGTCCCGCATCCTGGTGAGGGGACGGCAGGTGGCTGCAGCTGCAGGGCCGGCGACCCCAAGGACAGCTGGCTGGGATCCCCGCCGGCCACGTCTGAGAAACCCGGCATTTTGCCATTTTCAGCTTTTTGCCAAGTGTCATGTGTTTGTCAAGAAGATACAGAAAAGCTCACTTGGCAATCGGGGTCCATCCTGTCTGAGGGGCCAGCGCAGAGCCACTCGCTCACCCGCTCCTTCATTCACTCACccctccttcattcattcatccactcattcacTCACCCACTCCTTCATTCACTCACCTGCTCCCTCATTCATTCAcccctcattcattcactcatccactcatccattcactCACCCACTTATTCATCACTCACCTGATCCTTCATTCATTCCCCTCCCTGGTACCTTCCACGCACCCAGTTTTGGCGCAGCCCCCAGCACACCCTTCCTCCTGCTTTACTGACAAGGCGCCATCGGCACTGCCTCACCCCCCTGACGCGCACGCCCACTCCCCTCGCCCACCCCCCTCCGGCCCTCCTTCGGCTGCACACCTTGTCAACACGCGGATGGCACCACGGAGTCAGGCCCTGGACACAGCTGCCACCTGGGGACAGTGGGTGCCCCTGGCTTCCCTCCAACAGGAGCAGCCAGGCATGGAGGGCCCCGTCCCCAAATGCCTCTGAAATCTGTCAATGGCTGCGAGACACCACCCAGGTGCCAGGAGCTCCAGCAGCTGGTGCTCCCTGTGTACAGGACCCGCCTGGCCTGAGTCAACCACGGGGTGCCCGCTGCTGCCAGCCTGTGAGGGGACCATGTCATAAAGTGTGGCTGGCTGCTGAAGGGCTCCCTCCACCAGCCAGCACGCGCCCCGAGCCCCCCACTCCCCAGTGGACACCTGGCATCAGGCGGGCGGTAGAGGCGGGTGGGGGCAGCAGCCTTAAAATGGACACCCGGGTCCCTGCCACActccctgctcctcctccctGGGGACGAGGTGCATGTCGTGAAGGGAGCCCGTGTGGTGGGGTAACGGCGGAAAGGCTCTGGAGGCACCAGCTTTGTGTCCAGTCTTCGCCTCCTTGGAGCTTTGCAGCAGCTCTGTGGGCTGTTCCTGTCAGTCACACACCTTCCGCTGTAACCGACGCAAAATGAACTCTAACGTCAGCTGAACGGCATCTATGGCCTCAGAGGTGGGGCCATCTGAGGGTGGAGTTCAGGCCTGGCTGGATCCAGTGCACACCGTGTCCCTGtcttccctccctgccttccccagGCAGGCTCTCTCTGTGGATGCTGCAGAGTCCTCTGGGCCTCTCTCCCAGGGTCAGGACATAAAATCGCAGGGCAGGGTGCTTGGCCAAGCTCGGGCCACACACCCCTGGTGGAGCGTGTCGAGGGGGGAGCAATGGCCTCTCCATCCGACCCTTGGGTGCAGGGGGACGTGAGCCTGCTCCAAACTCGGCACAGCCACGTGACCCGAGGGCGGCTCTCAGGGGCTCTGCCTCCCTGACCTGAAGAGCATTTGCCCTAAACAAGACGAATAGGTGGTCTTTGGAAGGAGGGAGGCTGAAGTGGGCACTGCACGTTGGCAGGACATCTGGAAATTCACCAGGGTGCTGAGTCTGGGTGTAAAACGGCACAGACACTGAGGGGGGCTCACCCTCCCTGCACCCCTGTGGGGGAGCTGGGCAAGGCATTTGTACCCCCACTTCCAGGGCTCTGGCGTTGTCGTTCAGCTGCTGAGGGAGGAAAGTGTGGGGCGCGGGGGGACAGTGCGCACCCCCACCTGCCCACTGGGAAGCCGCAGGGCTCCCGGGGCTGCCGCTGTGAAAGGTGGGCTGCCCGGGGCTgcgatggacagacagatgggtgGCCCTGGCGGAGGGGAGGCACGTCCTCCCCGTCCGGCATGCCGAGGTTACGCCGGCCTCCTAGCCCTCCTGGTGCAGGACCTGGGAGCACAGCCCCTGTGGCGTCACCACGATGGGCACTGCTGCCCCCAGCCAGGTCCGAACCCAGGGCCTGTGTGGTAGCTGCCAGGACGCACGGGCTGCGGAGAGCCGGGCACCCCCAGGCCACACAGGTCCCCCTACCACGGCCGCACCCAGCTGGGGCAGTGTCCTCCGGGGTGTCGCCCAGCCTTGGGGAACCCCCTGAGCAGTGCCCGGTTCAGCCTGCggctggaaaggaaggaaagactgaaagactcGCCTCACGGCCGGGGCGGCTGGAAGAGAGGACCGCGGCCAAGTGTGCTCCCGGCTCATCCGGAAATAAAGGCACCTCCAAACAAGGCTCCGGCTCCCCATGCCCCCGCGGCCCCTTCTTCCCAACAGCGGCTCGGCCGAGGCTGGGGGTTCACCTGGGGAGCCGACCCCTAAACACGGTGGT
Above is a genomic segment from Choloepus didactylus isolate mChoDid1 chromosome 11, mChoDid1.pri, whole genome shotgun sequence containing:
- the SLC6A18 gene encoding inactive sodium-dependent neutral amino acid transporter B(0)AT3, giving the protein MTGRRPGLYWQVTWKAASPLLLLAIFVAYLGVLAQKPLSYRAWDPHSVQFPARQERLYPGWVQAACALLTFLPTLWLPAVALAQLLARRRRRRQDRGAR